The genomic interval AAAAGATCGATCAAAGCTTTCAACTTGGTTGATCCCAACCCTAGATCTTGttcaatttgaaaataaagCTGCATAGATAGCAAAACCAACACAAGTGGGAGAAATTTGTTAAGAGATTATTGAAAACAAATTATCTACAGACAATTTGATGTAATACAAGTAACAACCAATCAAATTGAAATTACCTCAATCACCGAGTTTTTTTCCAAATTGTTCTTCACATTTATATCTCTAACTAAATTGGCATTGGAAGGGAGGCAAATTACACGCTCTGCATGCCTCGACTTGATAGGGAGTGGATTTACAGGAAAGTTCCTCTTAAATATATGGTATATGCTAATTGCTTCTTCTTCTGACAAATTTCCATGGCATAGACCCTCAATATATAACTGTACAAAGTTAACACAAAAAAGAATAACTATCCAACAATGTCATAACACTACATTTAAGAGAGAAACACTAACCAAATAAAAAGTGATAATAAACCTTTGTTGACTTATACAAGTTCATCACGGAACTCGGAACTCGTGTTTACAGACCAACCAACCAAAAaccaataaatataatatagcACAAGTTATGAAGGAGTAATTATATTCTTCCCGTTGTTAGCATTATCAAGTAAGGCATAGGAATTCCAAATGCACAACAGTATGTCAAAATAGAGAACTATTTTTGGACACTGGAAAGCAAATAATAGAATCACAAGCTTCAAGTACAATAGAAAATGTATTTCCGTTTGGGAATTGACACAGCACACTTTCAGGAGTCTGCTGATCAGTAACAGTCTTGAAACATCTATGTTAACAATAAAGACTGCAAATAATATGACAGTAAGATGCCAATATTAAATATTGCATTTAAACCTGTGAACGAAGCTCGGGGACAAATGCTTTCAGATCATCAAGCAACAACTCATTTAGATAATGCAACTTCTCTTCAACGTCGTAAAAGCTCTCACACAAAACTTGCAATCTCAAATATGACGAATGGCTTAGAGGCTTCATGTTGGAATTCTTTAAAGCTCTCTTCATGTCTTCTTTTATTACCTGTTTAAATAAGCATTGGTCCATCAcaacaaataatgaaaataggAAAATTGAAGAAGTAAACAGAAAAACATGGTGAACATTAATGTTAAAGAAAGGGAAATTGCATTCACCTCCCCTGAGGTATACTTAAATTTCACATACGCCCCTCTATTCTATAAAGAATTGACCTGCCCTCAGTTATACACACTTCCCTTTGTTATGTAAGATAAAAGGGGTGTTATTTAAACATAACCGAGGggtagtgttgtcaaatagcagctaTTTGAACAATATTAAGTACAAAGTGTTGGCATAGCAAAATCGCTATTTTCTGTGATTGACAACACTGCTGAGGGGAGGTGATTTTTAGACAAATAAGGGTGGTGAgctttcatttaaaaaatagaaacagGGTGTGTGCTATTTTTAGCATACCACATGGAAGGTGATCTAATTGCCCCTTAAAAATCCGAAACGAGTATGCCACTCACCTGATATCGATCATCAGTTGGTGTAAAAGATTTAGCAGTTGACAAAATCTTTGATAAGAGAACAGGAAGCTTCTCATTGAAACCATAGACCTTCAGCTCAAGCATATCACCAACATAAGCAACAGAAGTTTCTAACTTGGCAACACTAGCCTGCACACATAGATACAAACTTATATACAAAGATATCTATATATAGGATAGGACCATTAGCACTCCCAGACGCCATTCACACCCTCCATTAActacatttaatttaaatatcttaattgcacccaaatagtttttttaattcaagtCAAATAATATAGCAAAATTTAGAGCATGTCTGGTTTTCCATTTCTCAACCTAAACGTAATTTTTAAACGGCAAACgtattttgactttttatttgGGTTACATTAAAATTATGTTGGAAAACTTAATTTTGCCTCAAAAGTACATTTGAGCAAAAATATCACCCATGATACttttgcatttttcattttccatTTGCCTGATTTGTTCCTAATTTATCCTCTACTACACATTACAATTACAAATACAACTTTGGAAAAAATATACCTTTTAAGTAAATACACATTTAACAGTACATTTGGTTATATAATCCAAACAAATTACAGTTAATAAAACGAAGTTTGTAGAAAAAATATCCAAACATAAATTACGTTCGAGAAAACTCTTTTTAAGTAAAAGTACATTTGCAAAATGAGTTTTTTCAGAAGTACATTTGAAAACGATAATCCAAGCACATACTTAGTTGTATTCTAGAATTGAGAGAAATGAAAGGAGAATATAATCTAAAAATCCTGAAAATGTTATTCAGATTAGAAAGATATGGTGAATTACTTAAATAGAACTTGGTAACTTGCTGAGCAAGCTTTACGTAGATTAAGTGAAtaacaaactcctaacaataaACTGAAGTCTGTTAAATTAGGCGACTAGTTCACCCACTGTGACTTTCtagaatataaaattctctAACAAAAAATGCCAATTATAATTTAGACGTTGTGATTTAGGAAACAACAATTAAAAGTAGCAAGATGAGAATGTCAATGGGACACAACTCTTATGATACGGCTCTTCTATTGATCAGCTGATATGGTGTATACATACTTTGATTAAGCAGTAATTCAATCTTGAAAACTAATGATAAAACTTTGTACTTGTAGTTCCTTGATGGAAACTGGTTTGAATTATTATAACACTGAATACTtctaataaaaaagatagatGGTTAACCTGATATACAATTTCATTCAACTCGTCTTTAAGAAGGTGGATGAACAATTCAGACAATACACAACTCTTTGCATTATCATATCCACCCTTCAAGTTGATTCGAAAATATGTATTGGCTCGGGGGACTTTGAAAGTACTATCCAACTTGTACCAAAATTTTATCAAAGCTTCGTCAATTATACATCTAGGAGATGTCGAATTTGCAGAATCATCATCACCCGTGTCACTAGCACGTATAGAAAAGTCACTTGGAATAAATTCATTCTTAGATGGAAGATGCAGTGAGGCATCAATTTCTGAAGGATTTCTCCATAACTCTATCAAATCTTGAGCAATATCCTCTTCAACATAACGTGAACCAAACCAGGGTTCATATTGGATATCTGAAAAGAAGAGCAACAAGTAGTTCAATTATCTTTATGAAAACATAACTTGATGCACTACTTTTTATAACAACAAACCAAATAGATCTGAGTAGGGTGGGTTGTATGTGGCTACATGAATCAGATGATGCTATATTTCCCTACCACGATTCATTGAATGATAGATTGTTAATCACTAAATCCCTCTTAACTTAATAGTTTTTAATCTCCCTCAAACTATTAGGCTATCCTTCAACCGAAGGCAGGGAGGAGCAGACACTCAAAGATATGTGCATTTTATTCTGTAATCGAAAGAATACTTCCCAAAATCTTCTTAGGAAATAGCAAGTTTCTATCACAACTATAGAGGCAAAGGGAAACCTATATGAAATTGCAAATTCGACGAGGGAGAAAAAAACTCACCTTCTGACTTGTGAAACAATTTTGAGACAACGTCTACCCTCATGTTTTCAGGAACAAAGAAACCAAGAACTTGTTTTATCAACTGCTCATCCCATGTCTTGTACACATAATCACCATAAATGACATGCTCTGCTGGATAGTGCTTCAAATTCTCTGCacataaaacaattaaaataagtcAAGAAGGACAATgaaattgtataaaattattaagattATTACATAGCATATTTTCCAGAGGAAACAACCACAAGTAAGAAAGGGTCaaaaaactttttaatatactatcataatatcatataatataataagaaTGAGAGCATAACAAGGACACCTTTATCGAAACAAATTTAAGGAAATAACTTAGAAACCTGCAAGCTCTGCAGCATAATCATCTTGAGGCTGCTCTTCTGCAAATCTGAATTCCATGTTTCCAATATTTTGAAGTTCCTTAAATATCCACTCTTGTGGAGAATTTTGACGCAACAAATTAAGGTATTGATAGACGAAGCCAATAATATCGAAGATCTGGGAAGTGAGAAAAAAGGTTaagatatattgaaaaaaaacatACATGTTGAAACTTGAATAttgatcaaaattttatttttgcaaacaGATGATCAATAATACTTCTACAGTTCCACTTCCACAAACCTCATATTTATGGTTATTAATGAAAAGTTTAAATcaataatcaataaatattaataaaattgaaactaaaTTGATCTCATCAAATGCAACGGAATATGCACAACTGCATTGAGTTTGAAAAATGAATGCTCgcttaaaacacaattttactCTTTAATCTGAAGGGTCTATGCAAGTTAAGAAAATGCGATTACCTTTTCTGCACCAGAGTCGGTGAGGTGTATCGACATGACAAAAACATAAGCTATCGATGAACGATAAATTCCTTCATCCCCAACACCAGCAGATAGAGATGTGGCCCACCCTTTAGCCTTGAGAAAGAAAAGCAAGCTTCCCCTGCCCTCTGAAAGgttaatcaaatttttgttaACGAAAGCCAACCATAAAGCATTCATCTTAGACATCTAGAGTTAAATAGATTAGCACTTTTAGTGAAGTTATATATGCATACACACAATAGAAAAGTCATAATCATTGAaatttagaaatgaaaaatactCACTACAAAAAACATCTATCATCATTTAACCAGAACTGCTTTCCACTACATATTGAATGGTTTATCTCAAAAACATAATAACTAGGAAAGATAGGGAAAAATTCAATGCAAAAAACAATTCTTTAGAAGCTTATCAAGCCTTTTAAGTGgggaataaattataaattataaattattaaattaaaaattttggaATGTGGGAGTGTGTGTAAAATAGCAGCTTCTGCATGCTATTATTATTCACCATATATACGACAACTTGCACTTGCTTTGCCaaaaacttaaacaattttgaaaTATCACAGGAAGAAAAGAGGggaattttatttgttaaagaaGTAAAAGAAGCTTCTCTGCGTCAATTTTCATACAATATAGATAAGATGCATTAAAACAAACTCGGTATTAGTTTACCTAATCAGAGATATGCAATAAGATGTATAAAAAATGCATGATGataaacaaatgaaaatatGCACTCTCAACCTAATAAGATTCACCCATAATGAAAAATCATACCATGCCCGAGGAGATGTGCCAAATAATCCTCTGGTTTCTTTAGATACTCTTGGTGTAGAGATGGCAAGGTCCATGATAAATCGAGGATATGAACATCTTTGACAGCTTCTAGCCGATAAAGTTTACCAGGTTTCCAGATTGGACCTTCCACTGGGAACTTTGGGTTTACTTGAGGACCCTTTTTGACAGCACCAAATAGTTCCACAACCCAACTCTCGAGCACATCCAGAGACTCTGCATTATTTTGAGCACATCATCAAAAACCAAACCACCATATGTTGGTTTTGACCATACTAATGACAAGAGCCATTATAATAAACCTTTTGTTTGAGTGGTGAATTGGCCAAATTATTTTCGTAACATCATCTAAATGTAGATAATATGCTAACTATTTTACAAGTGCAGTTATTAaggaaaaaattatcaacattaGCAATATAAAACCTGGGCCCTTCTTTCATCCTTTTAAGTAGAAAGATACGTAACTGTGCCTCAACCTTATTAGACTAGAAACTCAGATCTTTTTCATTTGTAAGCTTTTTACTTTCAACAACAATTTTGCATAAGTTTCATCCagaaaattaatcatacaaaGATCAAAACTAATGGAAAAGAAATCATATACACTAACAACTTTGAGCTTCCtcatatatattgaaaaaaaattaagattgcTCGCATGAACATTTTTTGCTATTTCCCTCTGCGAACAAGGACATGATGTAAGATAGGTTTTAGGCTAGCAAGATATGCATAATAGTTACTTCTGAAGCATTATTGCTTTTccgatatattatatattattatttacaaattgAAGTCTCAAGTAATAACTCTTTAATGGAAAagatttcaaattatttttgttttattatgttgtgctataaatcaaaacatttaagttgcgaaaaaaaaaattaagttgctAAAGGAGAGAACTACTTTCTGAATATATTGATTGTGGATTAGTATTTGCTACGCAAGTAGTTTATTGTTGTGAGACACAAAATTGTTGAGACTCCCCCTTTTCACCATCTGGGTTTTAGAAATTAGTTTCATCTACATTAgattacaacaaaaaattaacttttcCAATTAACTCCTAACTCTAAAGACTACTGTAATAATTTCTCCAGAGCTAATAAATCAACCGTCGTTTCAAACCTGCATACCATGTTTGACTAATAGGGAAAACACCAAGCACCTGATTGCTTGGAACAAATATGGCCAAAAATCTTGGTTAACATTCTTCAAAATTGATCAATTGATTAACtatataaaagataatgaaATAGAGTTTCACCTCCACCAATAACAACAAGCTTCATTAATCCACCATGGTAATAATCATTGTATAATTTCAATATTTGGTCCCGCAGATCAATACCCTTCTCCATTGCATCAACAAGGCTCTTTTTATTCCCTTCATgtccataaaaaaaatagaattttaactatacaaaataatataaataactaattGACCAACAAATGGATTAGTAACTTAATACAACATAccccaaaaaaatttattcaaaggATGATTAGGTGTAGAAGTATGGCACTGAAGTTGTTGAAGACGACAAGCATCACTTTGTAAAACCTGGTTAAATTCTATATTCAGTATTGTACACCATTATGGTAtacaattatcaaataaaatatagatcATCAGCAAACTGATACATATGCAAGTTGGagtttttctaaaagaaaaatattaagaagAAAAGTTGAAATGAAAATCCATAGTATAGGATTAAAATGAAACATACCTGAATCTACTGCCTGTACTTCTCGCTCCATGGCCTCCATTTTAACAAGCGGTGAAATAAAGAACTGAGAAAATctgataaaaaaaagaaatcaatgcaAATGAAGCAGAAATCTAGCAAATCGAGGTGGAAAGAAATGCCCAATGTTCTTAAGTCTCAACTAGACTATATAAAACTGAACCATCACAGCTAGATTCGGTTAAAAATGTAACTAACGGAAAAACATTGAtagtcaaaatattaataaagtaGCCAAAATTCGTTTCACACACCACACGTCTTACATAAGCATCATCACTACACAGTATGAAATTAAATGTCAATTGAAGGGTTAGTGGAAACAGAACCCATCTACAAAAAGTAGTGTGTAAAATCATGTAATAGACAGAAAATGTCCTGTTAGACAATGCATAGCAGAGTTTACCTTTTCAAGGCGCCCTTCAAAAATTCACGCTTGACTTCAAAATGGTAGCAGGTATATTCGGTTTCTGTGTATGCATTTGAAGAGCCACCATGCTTGGACAAATAGCTATCATACTAACAATAGAAAAAGTATGAATGTCAGATTGCTAGGCCAATTAATTGTACATTACTGTTTACATATATTAGGGGTAAAGAGCATGATTAACCGCAAGAAACAATAGAGGGAGAATCAGTTAGGgttaagagtaagctgagtaggACAAACCACAAAAAAGTGACATCTGATAATGCAAGAAGGAATAGAAGGATCACTTAGATTACTATaactatattattaataataatgaaagaaCAATACATGATTGTATCATTTATTTAATCAGTACCTATTGGAAGTTAAAACTTCAAAAAGATTCTCAATGGCAATGTTGCATTCAGAGATGGAACGCAAAGAAGATTGCTACCAGTTATAAAATCTTACATAACATTAAATATGTAATGTTATTTCATGAGCAAATTTATCAGcggaaaacaaaacaaaattccaGAATTCGAATTAAGGCGAAAGACGAAGGAAAGGGCAATGAGAGTTGTACTCATGCAAAAGTAGCATCAACTGTATCtcatatcatatatcatatgaCAGTAGATTTTCAGGTTCAGATATATTGTTGGTATTGGTAGACCATTCTACTAaaccaaaataattatattatctctAAACAATTTCATCACTGATCCATAAAGGATTCGATCATTTTCAAAGtgacaaacaaaacaaaacacaatacaTGACATAGCCAAACAGACCTCATTTTCATCTGGAAACTCATCACTCCCCATGAAGAGCATGTGTTCTGCAAACCAATTACAAGGAATTCACAATTCAATATACTTAGTAATAATCATCCCAggataaattaacaaaaaaaaatcatactttCACTTGAATGTGATAAATATCCAACCTAAAAAATGAGCTAGCCCTTGTGCTTCATTTGGGTCCGAGAAACTTCCAATTCCTACACACATTGCTGCAGCAGCCTACAAACAAACCAAATTACACATAACATAACTATTTCAAATCTTCCCTAGGACAATTACCATCAAcacacaaaaacaaaagaataacCCATGTATCTACCATAGTAGGGTTTtacaaaacaaaactaaaatcaaaatgggTATTCATAAAAAATGCAGAAAACAACATAAAACAACATAGAAAATCAACCTTTTTGCTCTGAGAAGAAGCAGCCCCCTTGCCCCCTTCTTTTCCTTCAACATCCAATTGAACTTCGTCATCCTCTTCTTCACTTCCCTCTTCTTCATcgtcatcttcttcatcatcatcatcatcatcatcatcttcatcgccatcttcttcatcaccttcttcatcatcatcatcttcttcatcgATTGAAACGGGTTTAGGAGTACCCTCAGGATAAATCTCAGGATCATGAACAAGCAAAGCTTGAAGACCATTTTTCAGATGAACAAGACGGTATAAACGACTGTCGTTTGGAGACTTCAAAACGACGTCATCGGTGGCGGCAGGAGCACCTTTCAATCCCATAGTATTGTCGTTTGTAGAATATTGGGAAAAAAAGAGGAAGGTGAGAGGAGTGTGAAGTAGTACAAACCAAGGTTttattttcctttgttttttttctttttggacTCTAAACAAGTGTGGTTTTGTTGTAAGGCTTTGGAATTTCGTGCAAAGCGAATAAAAGAAGAGGAATGACAAAAAATAAGGGCACCCTTTTCCTTTGGTAGAGACCAAGGGAAGGGTAATCCAATGTCTAGGACACTCTTTTTTCGGAAGCATCATAAAGTTAGGTAATCCAATGTCTATGACACTCTTTTTTCGGAAGCATCTTAAAGTTAggttaagaaaatataagtttaattgttaaatcaaatttattttggaTGGTTTTAGATTTGTTGCAATTAGGTTTCTTGCGTTATCCACGGTGTATGGAATACGCATTAGGGTTATATGACAGTGACTATGAGTAAAAAGAGATGAGTTTTTGTTTCCAACATATGTGGTTTTAATGTTGTAGGTCGGATCTCTTTGTTGTGTTTCGCTAACGTGATGTTAGAATGACATATGCGACATAGGTTTGTGGTATTAAATATTGAATAGAAAATTAAGAGAGTACACGATTATAATTATTGAGACAATTGGTGACTCAAATTACTCAATTAAATTGTGTGCACATAAGAGCAAAAGTGAAATTAGTCTTGATGTGTTTAATGGCAAACTAAAGTTtcaaaagataatttattttatatataaaaaaaattaaaaaaatagataatttacgtaagttataaattaattttatgagtataaataaataatgtcatAAAATTTCTTTCAAATGTTCCATGATTACAAACTCGCCATTCCTAATCACGAACACTTATGAATACGTAATCAATCAACTAAAtaggatttaaaattttagtatgttacAATAGTCGAGTAAATTGAACAAACTAATAAGAGGGTGTTTTTCTGCCGTGCACATTTTTGGTCcattaaaaatgtgttttaaattttttttattggcgGTTCTATGCAAAGTTCCTAAGTAACTTGGAATCTTTTTCCTATAATTTGACGTGTTTTTAGAACTATAGTAGATGATCTTAGTAGATAATGAAGATACAAAGAATGGGAGCTCATATCATTTTCATATTTCCATAGATATTATTTCCGATCATCTCTATTTATTTCCATGTCTagttaaaacatttttttgttggaaaaaaaagtgactctttttaatatttgacttGGGACTTTATCAatgtgttttttcttctttacaTGTATATATGTTTACCCTTCATATCTTCTATGATTTGGCCATCCTTTGTATGGTTATAGGATTAGACATCGATGAAGAGTTTGGTGTAAATCGAGTATCCTTTAAGCGGAAAAGATTAAATTCTTGAGTTAGGTAGAACTACaatgaacaataaaaaaaattcttaagatTTTTAGCGATGTTACATTCACATGGTTAGAtttgaatccaaaatatttgaTACAATTGGAATTGGAAGAGACCTAAATCATCTCATCCAAATATTCTTAAATGATTTTGGTGTGTGATTGTATTAATAAGACTATAAaacttacatttttttaaactagAAATAGGTAATTTTGAACATTTGTTATCTATTAAGATTCTCTATATTAatactttttcattttgaaatcACCCATGAAATTAGGTTTAATTAATATAGGGATTATGTTAAACAAAGTTAGAGTATCAACTCATTTCTAAGTATTgcaaatgaaattaaataaaacttaatcCCATATGCTTTTAGCTTCTTGAatcttcttgtttttttttgtattccaagcatttgatcatttatcaatataagaaaaaacccaaaaaaattgtttttttaagagacaattattattttttctttaaattcttGATACATTATCATATTTAATGCTGTCTTGTTTGTGCTCAAAAGGATTGGTCGATTTTGTAAATCATTTGtacattattttttctttactcACGGTTTTTATTATTTGCT from Cicer arietinum cultivar CDC Frontier isolate Library 1 chromosome 5, Cicar.CDCFrontier_v2.0, whole genome shotgun sequence carries:
- the LOC101502355 gene encoding nardilysin-like — encoded protein: MGLKGAPAATDDVVLKSPNDSRLYRLVHLKNGLQALLVHDPEIYPEGTPKPVSIDEEDDDDEEGDEEDGDEDDDDDDDDEEDDDEEEGSEEEDDEVQLDVEGKEGGKGAASSQSKKAAAAMCVGIGSFSDPNEAQGLAHFLEHMLFMGSDEFPDENEYDSYLSKHGGSSNAYTETEYTCYHFEVKREFLKGALKRFSQFFISPLVKMEAMEREVQAVDSEFNQVLQSDACRLQQLQCHTSTPNHPLNKFFWGNKKSLVDAMEKGIDLRDQILKLYNDYYHGGLMKLVVIGGESLDVLESWVVELFGAVKKGPQVNPKFPVEGPIWKPGKLYRLEAVKDVHILDLSWTLPSLHQEYLKKPEDYLAHLLGHEGRGSLLFFLKAKGWATSLSAGVGDEGIYRSSIAYVFVMSIHLTDSGAEKIFDIIGFVYQYLNLLRQNSPQEWIFKELQNIGNMEFRFAEEQPQDDYAAELAENLKHYPAEHVIYGDYVYKTWDEQLIKQVLGFFVPENMRVDVVSKLFHKSEDIQYEPWFGSRYVEEDIAQDLIELWRNPSEIDASLHLPSKNEFIPSDFSIRASDTGDDDSANSTSPRCIIDEALIKFWYKLDSTFKVPRANTYFRINLKGGYDNAKSCVLSELFIHLLKDELNEIVYQASVAKLETSVAYVGDMLELKVYGFNEKLPVLLSKILSTAKSFTPTDDRYQVIKEDMKRALKNSNMKPLSHSSYLRLQVLCESFYDVEEKLHYLNELLLDDLKAFVPELRSQLYIEGLCHGNLSEEEAISIYHIFKRNFPVNPLPIKSRHAERVICLPSNANLVRDINVKNNLEKNSVIELYFQIEQDLGLGSTKLKALIDLFDEIVEEPLFNQLRTKEQLGYVVECSPRVTYRVFGFCFCIQSSDYNPIYLQGRIESFINGLEELLDGLDDDSFENYKSGLMAKLLEKDPSLTYESNRLWNQIVDKRYIFDISKKEAEELRNITKHDVIEWYKTYLKQSSPKCRRLLVRVWGCNTDMKDAEAQPESVHVITDPVAFKKQSKFFLNL